From a region of the Janthinobacterium sp. 61 genome:
- a CDS encoding FMN-dependent NADH-azoreductase, with product MSKVLYINSSVRNSGSLSRQLSGEFVAKLAAQGASVVERDLAAQPVPHLTEEVMGAFFTPAEQRSAHAAAAVQLSDTLVDELLAADVLVLAAPMYNFSVPSTLKAWIDHVARAGRTFQYTATGPVGLATGKKAVIFTASGGVYSAGPGAAYDYLSTYLRTALGFIGITDIEFVQAEGVAMGEDAVASAIARGRASIEALVT from the coding sequence ATGAGCAAGGTCTTGTACATCAATAGCAGCGTGCGCAACAGCGGTTCCCTGTCGCGCCAATTGTCCGGCGAATTCGTGGCGAAACTGGCCGCGCAAGGGGCCAGCGTCGTCGAGCGCGACCTGGCCGCGCAGCCCGTGCCGCACCTGACGGAAGAGGTGATGGGCGCCTTCTTCACGCCGGCAGAGCAGCGCAGCGCGCATGCAGCAGCGGCGGTGCAATTGTCCGATACCCTGGTCGATGAATTGCTGGCCGCCGACGTGCTGGTGCTGGCCGCGCCCATGTACAACTTTTCCGTACCTTCGACCCTGAAGGCGTGGATCGACCACGTGGCGCGCGCGGGCCGCACTTTCCAGTACACGGCGACCGGCCCCGTCGGCCTGGCCACGGGCAAGAAAGCTGTTATTTTCACGGCCAGCGGCGGCGTCTACAGTGCAGGCCCCGGTGCCGCGTATGACTACCTGAGCACCTATCTGCGCACGGCGCTGGGCTTCATCGGCATTACCGACATCGAGTTCGTGCAAGCCGAAGGCGTGGCCATGGGCGAGGATGCCGTCGCCAGCGCGATTGCCAGGGGCCGTGCCTCGATCGAGGCCCTGGTCACCTGA
- a CDS encoding DJ-1/PfpI family protein has translation MAAKKILFLTGDFAEDYETMVPFQALLMLGHTVHAVCPGKKSGETIKTAIHDFEGDQTYTEKPGHLFTLNASFDEIDPADYDAVMIAGGRAPEYLRLNAKVIAAVRHFADAGKPVAAVCHGAQLLAAADVIRGKRISAYPACAPEVTLAGGTYADIAVTDAVTDGQFVTAPAWPAHPAWLAQFVKLLGTEIRL, from the coding sequence ATGGCAGCGAAGAAAATTCTGTTTTTGACCGGCGATTTTGCAGAAGATTATGAAACGATGGTGCCGTTTCAGGCCTTGCTGATGCTGGGCCATACCGTGCATGCCGTCTGTCCCGGCAAGAAAAGCGGCGAGACGATCAAGACGGCCATCCACGATTTCGAGGGCGACCAGACCTACACGGAAAAGCCGGGGCATTTGTTCACCCTGAACGCCAGTTTCGACGAGATCGACCCGGCCGACTATGACGCCGTGATGATCGCCGGCGGCCGCGCCCCCGAATACCTGCGCCTGAACGCGAAAGTCATCGCCGCCGTGCGCCACTTTGCCGACGCGGGCAAGCCTGTCGCGGCCGTCTGCCACGGCGCGCAATTGCTGGCCGCGGCCGATGTCATCCGCGGCAAACGCATTTCCGCCTATCCCGCCTGCGCGCCGGAAGTGACATTGGCGGGCGGCACGTATGCCGACATCGCCGTCACGGACGCCGTCACGGATGGCCAGTTCGTCACTGCCCCGGCCTGGCCCGCGCATCCGGCCTGGCTGGCACAGTTCGTCAAGCTGCTGGGCACCGAAATCCGTTTGTAA
- a CDS encoding cysteine hydrolase, with the protein MKRQLHLLVIDPQNDFCDLPATWLPPGSAPALAVPGAHQDMLRVAQLIREGGGGLTQISVTLDAHHRYDIAHPAFWRTGDGGPVAPFTQISAQQVRARLFLPAASDALPRALAYLDALQQAGRYQLMVWPVHCEIGSWGQNIHAAVRAAYNAWEVDQLRVVAKLSKGSNPWTEHYSAVMAEVPDAQDAATQLNLDFLATLLPAQQIYVTGEAGSHCVKASTEHIADYLEAQQGKPALSRLVLLTDCMSPVTGFAAQQRDFLAAMHERGARLASSAEVLPELLSNALA; encoded by the coding sequence ATGAAACGCCAGCTGCACCTGCTCGTCATCGACCCGCAAAACGATTTTTGCGACTTGCCCGCCACCTGGCTGCCGCCAGGTTCCGCGCCGGCCTTGGCCGTGCCCGGCGCCCACCAGGACATGCTGCGCGTGGCGCAGCTGATCCGTGAAGGGGGCGGCGGTTTGACGCAGATCAGCGTGACCCTCGACGCCCACCACCGCTATGACATCGCCCACCCCGCCTTCTGGCGCACGGGCGATGGCGGTCCCGTCGCGCCGTTTACGCAGATCAGCGCGCAGCAGGTGCGCGCCCGCCTGTTCCTGCCCGCCGCCAGCGACGCCTTGCCACGCGCGCTGGCTTACCTCGATGCCTTGCAGCAAGCGGGGCGTTACCAGTTGATGGTGTGGCCCGTGCATTGCGAGATCGGCAGCTGGGGCCAGAATATCCATGCGGCCGTGCGCGCCGCCTACAACGCCTGGGAAGTGGATCAGCTGCGAGTGGTCGCCAAGCTGAGCAAGGGTTCCAACCCCTGGACCGAGCATTACTCGGCCGTCATGGCGGAAGTGCCCGATGCCCAGGATGCGGCCACCCAGCTCAACCTGGATTTCCTCGCCACCCTGCTGCCGGCGCAGCAGATCTATGTCACGGGCGAAGCGGGCAGCCACTGCGTGAAAGCCAGCACCGAGCACATCGCCGATTATCTGGAAGCGCAGCAAGGCAAGCCGGCCCTGTCGCGACTGGTGCTGCTGACCGACTGCATGAGTCCCGTCACGGGCTTTGCAGCGCAGCAGCGCGACTTCCTTGCCGCCATGCACGAGCGCGGCGCGCGCCTGGCGTCGTCCGCCGAGGTCTTGCCCGAGTTGCTGTCCAACGCGCTGGCCTGA
- a CDS encoding antibiotic biosynthesis monooxygenase: MIFEIAHIQIKSATHDAFEAAVAKAVPLFQRARGCVSMRLERSIENGDAYRLVVGWSTLEDHTVHFRGSDDFQAWRGLVGEFFAAPPQVEHMNTVVAGF, from the coding sequence ATGATTTTTGAAATTGCCCACATCCAGATCAAATCGGCCACGCATGACGCTTTCGAGGCGGCCGTCGCCAAAGCCGTGCCCCTGTTCCAGCGCGCGCGCGGCTGCGTATCGATGCGCCTGGAGCGCTCGATCGAAAACGGCGATGCCTACCGCCTGGTGGTGGGCTGGAGCACCCTGGAAGACCATACCGTGCATTTCCGCGGCAGCGACGACTTCCAGGCATGGCGCGGCCTGGTGGGCGAATTCTTTGCCGCCCCTCCCCAGGTCGAGCACATGAACACGGTGGTCGCAGGCTTCTAG
- a CDS encoding nuclear transport factor 2 family protein encodes MHKLASAVLFGCSLLAAGIAQAQTGPVAPPHVGRHASAPEDIRAIEKVVADFQAALIAKDVKLLSSLMLHTNILFASPADDAFIKKMRDTTDVHFDGVGAAGYVGFANYIKREPQRTEEKFYNVKITQDRHVAWVNFDYEFLVGGTLSNYGVEAWQLVKRDGEWKILSVVWSMHPAAEAGK; translated from the coding sequence ATGCACAAGTTGGCAAGCGCAGTATTGTTCGGGTGTTCCCTGCTGGCGGCAGGCATTGCGCAAGCGCAAACTGGGCCAGTGGCGCCGCCTCACGTGGGCCGCCACGCCTCCGCGCCCGAAGATATCCGCGCCATCGAAAAAGTCGTCGCCGACTTCCAGGCGGCCCTGATCGCCAAGGATGTCAAGCTGCTGTCGTCGCTGATGCTGCACACGAACATTTTGTTCGCCTCGCCGGCTGACGATGCTTTCATCAAGAAGATGCGCGACACGACGGACGTCCACTTCGACGGCGTCGGGGCGGCCGGCTACGTCGGTTTCGCCAATTACATCAAACGCGAACCGCAGCGCACGGAAGAAAAATTCTACAACGTCAAGATCACCCAGGACCGCCATGTGGCGTGGGTCAACTTCGACTATGAATTCCTCGTCGGCGGCACATTGTCCAACTATGGCGTGGAAGCGTGGCAATTGGTCAAGCGCGACGGCGAATGGAAAATCCTCAGCGTTGTCTGGTCCATGCATCCCGCTGCCGAGGCAGGAAAGTAG
- a CDS encoding TIGR02450 family Trp-rich protein — protein MHLQKHNNVRPSKLLNSKWTAVTPANKEKHFLVIKLCAAATPDEPVTHVALEAVHSGRVQILPWRALQDAAQWHQGWKT, from the coding sequence ATGCACCTTCAAAAGCACAACAACGTACGTCCGAGCAAATTACTGAACAGTAAATGGACGGCCGTCACGCCAGCCAACAAGGAAAAACACTTCCTCGTCATCAAGCTATGCGCAGCTGCCACGCCCGATGAACCCGTCACGCACGTGGCGCTGGAAGCCGTGCATTCCGGCCGCGTGCAAATCCTGCCATGGCGCGCGCTGCAGGATGCTGCGCAATGGCATCAGGGATGGAAGACATAG
- the pncB gene encoding nicotinate phosphoribosyltransferase, producing the protein MTPIVRSLLETDLYKFTMWQALLHGHPNTHTEYEFVCRNATAFPLAELKVELEEQLDHLCSMSFADDELAYLRTLRFMKSDFVDFLTVFRFQRKFIDVSTDGDTLLVHAAGPQVHVMGFEIFVLYIINELYFRRFDLDVAMREGRHRLGLKVAAVKEFGKLPRRKHPFEFSDFGVRRRFSGAWHDEVVQRLAHEVPEYFKGTSNVYLAKKLGIVPIGTMAHEYMQSFQSFGVRLRDFQKAALEDWVQEYRGDLGIALTDVVGMDAFLADFDLYFAKLFDGLRHDSGDPVEWGEKALAHYAALRIDANTKRLVFSDGLDLDKAFALYQHFADRIMTGFGIGTNLTNDVGLTPLNIVMKLVRCNGQSVAKLSDSPGKTLCKDETFLAYLRQVFHHPAVQVPL; encoded by the coding sequence ATGACCCCGATAGTGCGCAGTTTGCTGGAAACCGATCTGTATAAATTTACAATGTGGCAAGCATTGCTGCACGGTCATCCGAACACCCATACCGAATACGAATTTGTCTGCCGCAACGCGACCGCCTTCCCGCTGGCCGAACTGAAGGTCGAGCTGGAAGAGCAGCTCGACCACCTGTGCTCGATGTCGTTTGCCGACGACGAGCTGGCCTATTTGCGCACCCTGCGCTTCATGAAGAGCGATTTCGTCGACTTTTTGACGGTGTTCCGCTTCCAGCGCAAGTTCATCGACGTCAGTACGGATGGCGACACCTTGCTCGTGCATGCGGCCGGGCCGCAAGTGCACGTGATGGGTTTCGAGATTTTCGTGTTGTATATCATTAATGAACTGTATTTCCGCCGCTTCGACCTTGATGTGGCCATGCGCGAAGGGCGTCACCGCCTGGGCTTGAAAGTGGCGGCCGTCAAGGAGTTTGGCAAGCTGCCGCGGCGCAAGCATCCGTTTGAGTTTTCCGATTTCGGCGTGCGCCGGCGTTTTTCCGGCGCCTGGCACGATGAGGTGGTGCAGCGCCTTGCGCATGAAGTGCCTGAGTATTTCAAGGGCACGTCGAATGTGTACCTGGCGAAGAAGCTCGGTATCGTGCCGATCGGCACGATGGCGCATGAATACATGCAGTCATTCCAGTCCTTCGGCGTGCGCCTGCGCGACTTTCAAAAGGCGGCTCTGGAAGACTGGGTGCAGGAATACCGGGGCGACCTGGGCATCGCCCTGACGGACGTGGTGGGCATGGACGCCTTTCTGGCCGACTTCGACCTGTATTTCGCCAAGCTGTTCGACGGCTTGCGCCACGATTCGGGCGACCCCGTCGAGTGGGGAGAGAAGGCGCTGGCCCACTACGCGGCCCTGCGCATCGACGCCAACACCAAGCGCCTCGTGTTTTCCGACGGCCTGGACCTGGACAAGGCCTTCGCCCTGTACCAGCACTTCGCCGACCGCATCATGACGGGCTTTGGCATCGGCACCAATCTCACCAACGACGTCGGTTTGACGCCGCTCAACATCGTCATGAAACTGGTGCGCTGCAATGGCCAGTCGGTGGCAAAACTGTCCGATTCGCCGGGCAAGACCCTGTGCAAGGATGAAACCTTCCTTGCCTATCTTCGGCAGGTGTTTCACCATCCTGCCGTGCAAGTACCGCTCTAG
- a CDS encoding response regulator, translating into MNAPIKILLVDDHTLLRSGVKLLLQRNPLFQVVGEASNGLDGVRLTSELRPDVVLMDLNMPGVTGVEALQLILQAMPQMVVLMLTVSENAADLGAALRAGARGYLLKNIEAEQLGQAICRAAAGESVIADAMTAKLVSQFRAGQNAPQADYDKLTPREREAMACLAQGLSNKEIARQLDVAESTVKIHVQNILKKLKLSSRVQIAVYAVERELGR; encoded by the coding sequence GTGAACGCTCCAATCAAAATCCTGCTGGTCGACGACCACACCTTGCTGCGCAGCGGCGTCAAGCTGCTGCTGCAGCGCAATCCTCTGTTCCAGGTGGTGGGCGAGGCATCAAACGGGCTTGACGGCGTGCGCCTGACGTCCGAGCTGCGGCCCGACGTGGTACTGATGGATTTGAACATGCCCGGTGTAACGGGCGTCGAAGCGCTGCAGTTGATCTTGCAGGCCATGCCGCAGATGGTGGTGCTGATGCTGACCGTGTCCGAAAACGCGGCCGACCTGGGCGCTGCCCTGCGCGCGGGCGCACGCGGTTACTTGCTGAAAAATATAGAAGCCGAACAGCTGGGCCAGGCCATCTGCCGCGCCGCCGCCGGCGAATCCGTGATTGCCGACGCCATGACGGCCAAGCTGGTGTCCCAGTTCCGCGCGGGGCAGAACGCGCCCCAGGCCGACTACGACAAATTGACGCCGCGCGAGCGCGAAGCCATGGCTTGCCTGGCGCAAGGGCTGAGCAACAAGGAAATCGCGCGCCAGCTGGATGTGGCCGAAAGCACGGTGAAAATCCACGTGCAAAACATCCTCAAAAAGCTTAAGCTCAGCAGCCGCGTGCAGATCGCCGTGTATGCGGTCGAGCGCGAACTGGGCAGATAA
- a CDS encoding GAF domain-containing protein, protein MHAPRSQPSRKQLPASRWRQRRLAQAESGLSAAQERQLATLHEISTLLAGQHAIDALCRGFLRHVMQFAQAEGGTVRILDPQHDTVHIIVHEGISDAMVEEEHCIRNNDCLCGAAVAQGVIQIRDFRQVDALQRFRCQDEGFIAIAVFPILAREQVVGSFSLHFARPQAVHAQQQGWLETLGQSLGIAIENQRLIAREKEFAVARERSLLAEGLHDSIAQSLNFISLQVQMLDDSVRRGQLDEAAEVLPLMRMGVEQSYQDVRELLVNFRTRWHGSDLESKLSEVLAKFELQTGVVGTLDMSGNGAPLAPEQQLQILFIVQEALSNIRKHAQASNVALRVENGRDFALQVRDDGEGFAANLRDKKTELQIGLRIMQERAERLGAQFAIDSTPGGGTTISLALPAARRQAA, encoded by the coding sequence ATGCATGCGCCGCGCAGTCAACCTTCCCGCAAACAACTTCCAGCCTCGCGCTGGCGCCAGCGCCGCCTGGCGCAGGCCGAATCGGGCCTGAGCGCCGCGCAGGAACGCCAGCTGGCCACCCTGCATGAGATCTCCACCCTGCTGGCGGGCCAGCACGCCATCGATGCGCTATGCCGTGGCTTCCTGCGCCATGTAATGCAGTTTGCGCAAGCCGAAGGCGGCACCGTGCGCATCCTTGATCCCCAGCACGATACCGTGCACATCATCGTGCATGAGGGCATTTCGGACGCCATGGTGGAAGAGGAACATTGCATCCGCAACAATGATTGCCTGTGTGGCGCTGCCGTGGCGCAGGGCGTGATCCAGATCCGCGATTTCCGCCAGGTCGATGCGCTGCAGCGCTTCCGCTGCCAGGACGAAGGTTTTATCGCCATCGCCGTTTTCCCCATCCTTGCGCGCGAGCAGGTAGTGGGCAGTTTTTCGCTGCACTTTGCGCGCCCGCAAGCCGTGCATGCGCAGCAGCAGGGCTGGCTGGAGACGCTGGGCCAGAGCCTGGGCATCGCCATCGAGAACCAGCGCCTGATCGCGCGCGAGAAAGAATTTGCCGTCGCGCGCGAACGCAGCCTGCTGGCCGAAGGCTTGCATGACAGCATCGCGCAAAGCTTGAACTTCATCAGCCTGCAAGTGCAGATGCTCGACGATTCCGTGCGCCGGGGCCAGCTCGACGAGGCGGCTGAAGTGCTGCCGCTGATGCGCATGGGTGTCGAGCAAAGCTACCAGGATGTGCGCGAATTGCTGGTCAATTTCCGCACGCGCTGGCATGGCAGCGACCTGGAAAGCAAACTCAGCGAAGTGCTGGCCAAGTTCGAGCTGCAGACGGGCGTCGTCGGCACCCTGGACATGAGCGGCAATGGCGCGCCGCTGGCGCCGGAGCAACAGCTGCAGATCCTGTTCATCGTGCAGGAAGCGCTGTCGAATATCCGCAAGCACGCGCAAGCGAGCAACGTGGCGCTGCGCGTGGAAAACGGGCGCGATTTTGCGCTGCAGGTGCGCGACGATGGCGAAGGCTTCGCCGCCAACCTGCGCGACAAGAAAACGGAGTTGCAGATCGGCTTGCGTATCATGCAGGAAAGAGCCGAGCGGCTCGGTGCGCAATTTGCCATCGACAGCACGCCCGGCGGCGGCACGACGATCTCGCTGGCCTTGCCGGCAGCCCGGCGCCAGGCCGCGTAA